In one window of Helianthus annuus cultivar XRQ/B chromosome 17, HanXRQr2.0-SUNRISE, whole genome shotgun sequence DNA:
- the LOC110925904 gene encoding zinc finger CCCH domain-containing protein 2: MDTNNINNNKFHPLYPTNKKSLWDIDIPPRKLLSRRASASSPESFLDAMPQTESPRVLPEETLLRKFLPYNTSDDEDGDPYAADHFRMYEFKVRKCTRSRSHDWTDCPFAHPGEKARRRCPRRYNYLGTVCADFRRGNCSRGDLCEFAHGVFECWLHPSRYRTEACKDGKNCQRKICFFAHTQRQLRVAPPEPAPAAKKYHADTSHCCAHCRCHLDAHHTNSPTSTLNLDLDNLSPPVSPPFSPARSGAGFSPISRFADRLARADSFGMTSMGNTSCIQQETINELMRSMETMTVEENEFQSLNHPWMDGSFNGSGGVGGERQFTMTSGDHLRQNGYNESSVNGPDLGWVNDLLT, translated from the coding sequence ATGGATaccaataatattaataataacaagTTCCATCCACTCTATCCTACCAACAAGAAATCACTCTGGGATATTGATATCCCACCCCGGAAGCTCCTCAGCCGCCGTGCTTCTGCCTCCTCACCTGAGTCGTTTTTGGACGCCATGCCCCAGACCGAGTCTCCTCGGGTTCTGCCCGAGGAGACCTTATTAAGGAAGTTTCTTCCTTACAATACTTCGGATGATGAAGATGGTGATCCTTATGCTGCTGACCATTTTCGTATGTACGAGTTCAAGGTTCGGAAGTGTACGCGGAGTCGGTCACATGATTGGACCGACTGCCCGTTCGCTCACCCCGGCGAGAAGGCTCGCCGGAGGTGTCCGCGCCGGTATAACTACTTAGGTACCGTGTGCGCGGACTTTCGCCGTGGGAATTGTAGTCGTGGTGATTTGTGTGAGTTTGCTCATGGTGTTTTTGAATGTTGGCTTCATCCTTCCCGTTATCGCACTGAAGCGTGCAAGGACGGGAAGAATTGTCAGCGGAAGATTTGTTTTTTCGCTCACACGCAGCGTCAGCTGCGTGTGGCGCCCCCGGAGCCTGCTCCGGCGGCGAAGAAGTATCATGCGGATACTTCTCATTGTTGTGCACATTGTCGGTGCCATTTAGATGCCCATCATACTAATTCACCGACATCAACTCTTAACCTTGATCTAGACAATCTTTCACCTCCGGTATCGCCACCTTTCTCTCCGGCCAGGTCCGGAGCCGGGTTTTCCCCTATCTCCCGGTTCGCGGACCGGCTCGCTAGAGCCGACTCTTTCGGTATGACCTCGATGGGAAATACTAGCTGTATCCAGCAAGAGACGATCAATGAGCTTATGAGGTCAATGGAGACGATGACTGTAGAGGAGAATGAGTTTCAAAGCTTGAACCATCCATGGATGGATGGTAGCTTCAACGGCAGCGGTGGTGTTGGTGGTGAACGGCAGTTTACGATGACGAGTGGTGATCATTTGAGGCAGAATGGTTATAATGAGAGCTCAGTGAATGGTCCTGATCTTGGATGGGTGAATGATCTCCTGACTTAG